One Desulforhopalus sp. DNA segment encodes these proteins:
- a CDS encoding 3-hydroxyacyl-CoA dehydrogenase/enoyl-CoA hydratase family protein, with protein sequence MRQINRVAVLGAGVMGATIAAHLANAGLEILLLDIVPKALDKQEEAQGLTLDSPAVRNRIARNGLQGLLKMKPAPFYLNDYAGQIQVGNLVDDLGKLKECDWVIEVVVEYMPIKLDLLQKLVPNLAPGAILTTNTSGLSVNEMAAVLPEEVRKNFFATHFFNPPRYMRLMEIVPCKDTDPAAIKAMADFMSKRLGKGIVYAKDTTNFIANRIGTYAIYKGIEHMVAMGMTVEEVDAIAGPATARPKSAAFRTADLVGLDTLGHVGTNSHDLLPNDEERGVFKMPDFMKKMIDGGLLGNKSGGGFYKKEMVGGKKALFYYDYTTGEYKPLAKPKFASVMAVKQVDSPGQKVKMVVGGSDKGAEFAWKSIRDTLIYAVNRIPEIADDVVNVDNAMRWGFNWEIGPFEMFDAIGVADFVKRAEKDGVKVPECLKGIKSFYRYDEKGGKQYYDLLKGSYVPVPVKDGEIRLEILKKAGKVVEKNANCSVLDLGDGVFGFQFHSKMNAISGDILAMTHKAIKRAEDEGVGLVIANQGVNFSVGANLMMMAVALAEGAYDDINMVLRAFQKATMAVKYAKVPVVAAPFAMTLGGGAEFCLHADAINAYSETYMGLVEIGVGLLPAGGGTKEMSMRAIQLAQQFNTDVQPFIIKNFQQIAMAKVSMGAAELYGMDYMRNGDSISMDIDRLIGDAKQKVLALAVNYRPKRPVENIPAPGRGIAAAIKSQLWNMKMGNFITEYEMEMGALIAQIMCGGDINAGTPISEEYLLQLEREGFLKLCSNKKTAERIQHMLKTGKPLRN encoded by the coding sequence ATGAGGCAAATTAATCGAGTAGCCGTACTTGGCGCCGGAGTAATGGGGGCCACCATTGCCGCTCATCTCGCCAACGCGGGATTGGAAATTCTTTTGCTTGATATCGTTCCCAAGGCATTGGACAAGCAAGAGGAAGCGCAGGGTTTGACCCTCGACAGCCCGGCGGTACGTAACCGGATTGCAAGAAACGGTCTGCAAGGCCTGCTGAAAATGAAACCGGCTCCGTTTTACCTGAACGATTATGCGGGGCAGATTCAGGTCGGCAACCTGGTCGATGACCTTGGAAAACTCAAAGAGTGTGACTGGGTTATAGAGGTAGTCGTCGAATACATGCCGATAAAACTCGATCTCCTGCAGAAACTCGTTCCGAATCTTGCACCCGGTGCGATCCTGACCACCAACACCAGTGGCCTGTCGGTGAATGAGATGGCGGCGGTATTGCCGGAGGAGGTTCGTAAAAATTTCTTTGCCACCCATTTCTTCAACCCACCCCGCTATATGCGCCTGATGGAGATCGTGCCCTGCAAGGACACCGATCCGGCAGCCATCAAGGCCATGGCCGACTTTATGAGCAAGCGTCTGGGCAAGGGTATCGTCTACGCCAAGGATACCACCAATTTTATCGCCAACCGCATCGGTACCTATGCAATCTATAAAGGTATCGAGCACATGGTGGCGATGGGCATGACGGTCGAAGAGGTCGATGCCATTGCCGGTCCGGCAACCGCCCGGCCAAAGAGCGCCGCCTTCCGTACCGCCGACCTGGTTGGTCTTGATACCCTTGGTCATGTTGGCACCAACTCCCACGACCTCCTGCCAAACGATGAGGAGCGTGGGGTGTTCAAGATGCCGGACTTCATGAAGAAGATGATCGACGGTGGCCTGCTCGGCAATAAAAGTGGTGGCGGCTTTTACAAGAAAGAGATGGTTGGCGGCAAGAAGGCCCTCTTCTACTACGACTACACCACCGGTGAGTATAAGCCCCTTGCTAAGCCGAAATTTGCCTCGGTCATGGCGGTTAAGCAGGTCGACAGCCCCGGCCAGAAAGTGAAGATGGTGGTCGGCGGGAGCGATAAAGGCGCCGAATTTGCCTGGAAGAGTATCCGCGACACCCTTATCTACGCCGTCAACCGTATCCCGGAGATTGCCGACGATGTGGTCAATGTCGATAACGCCATGCGCTGGGGTTTCAACTGGGAGATCGGCCCCTTTGAGATGTTCGACGCCATCGGCGTTGCCGACTTCGTCAAACGAGCGGAAAAAGACGGCGTTAAGGTGCCGGAGTGTCTGAAGGGAATCAAATCCTTTTATCGTTATGACGAGAAAGGCGGCAAGCAGTATTACGATCTGCTGAAGGGCAGCTATGTGCCGGTACCGGTAAAAGATGGCGAGATTCGTCTGGAGATTCTCAAAAAAGCCGGCAAGGTGGTCGAGAAAAACGCCAACTGCTCGGTGCTTGATCTCGGCGATGGCGTCTTCGGCTTCCAGTTCCATTCGAAGATGAACGCCATCAGCGGCGACATCCTGGCGATGACCCACAAGGCCATCAAACGGGCCGAGGATGAAGGTGTCGGTCTGGTTATCGCTAACCAGGGTGTGAATTTCTCGGTCGGCGCCAACCTGATGATGATGGCGGTGGCGCTTGCCGAAGGCGCCTATGACGATATCAATATGGTCCTGCGGGCCTTCCAGAAGGCGACCATGGCGGTGAAATACGCCAAGGTGCCGGTGGTTGCCGCACCCTTTGCCATGACCCTTGGTGGCGGTGCGGAGTTCTGTCTGCATGCCGATGCGATCAACGCCTATTCGGAAACTTATATGGGCCTGGTGGAGATCGGCGTAGGCCTTCTTCCCGCCGGCGGCGGCACCAAGGAAATGAGCATGCGGGCCATCCAATTGGCCCAGCAGTTCAATACCGACGTCCAGCCCTTCATTATCAAAAACTTCCAGCAGATTGCCATGGCCAAGGTATCCATGGGCGCGGCGGAATTGTACGGCATGGACTATATGCGCAACGGTGACAGCATCAGCATGGATATCGACCGATTGATCGGCGATGCCAAACAGAAGGTGCTGGCGCTTGCGGTCAACTACCGGCCGAAGCGGCCGGTGGAGAATATCCCGGCACCGGGTCGGGGCATTGCCGCGGCCATCAAGAGCCAGCTGTGGAATATGAAGATGGGTAATTTCATTACCGAATATGAAATGGAAATGGGAGCGCTTATCGCCCAGATCATGTGCGGTGGCGACATCAACGCCGGTACCCCGATCAGTGAAGAGTATCTCCTTCAACTCGAACGGGAAGGCTTCCTGAAACTCTGCAGTAATAAGAAGACCGCCGAGCGTATCCAACATATGCTGAAGACCGGTAAACCATTGCGGAACTAA
- a CDS encoding acetyl-CoA C-acyltransferase: protein MKKAYILASYRTPGCRANKGKFKDVRPDDLAALAIKGLVERTGIDPMTINDVYLGCAFPEAEQGMNVGRVAAMKAGLPIEVPGQTINRFCSSGLQTIAMAAERVMCGFADCIVAGGVESMSCVPLGGLKYSANPGMMVDWPEAFASMGVTAELVAERYGIDRLAMDTFAVASNAKAAAAIAAGRFADEIIPVEIEKNTIVGGKIKRTKEMVTVDDGVREGTTLESLAKVRPAFKIGGPVTAGNSSQMTDGAAVALVVSEEYLEKIHKSPIARFLAFSANGCAPEVMGIGPIVAIPAALKLAGLKQEDIQLIELNEAFAAQALAVIKTLGLNPDIINVNGGAIALGHPLGCTGAKLTTSLLHEMGRRKLRYGMVSMCIGGGMGAAGIFERL from the coding sequence ATGAAAAAAGCATATATACTGGCAAGTTACAGAACTCCTGGCTGCCGGGCAAATAAGGGAAAATTTAAAGATGTGCGGCCGGATGATCTGGCGGCACTGGCCATCAAGGGTCTCGTCGAGCGTACCGGCATCGACCCAATGACTATCAATGATGTCTATCTCGGCTGCGCCTTTCCCGAGGCCGAGCAGGGCATGAATGTTGGCAGGGTGGCGGCGATGAAGGCCGGCCTGCCCATTGAGGTGCCGGGCCAGACCATCAACCGTTTCTGCTCCTCGGGGTTGCAGACCATCGCCATGGCCGCTGAGCGGGTCATGTGCGGCTTTGCCGACTGTATTGTCGCCGGTGGGGTCGAGTCGATGTCCTGCGTCCCGCTGGGTGGACTGAAATACAGCGCCAACCCGGGCATGATGGTCGACTGGCCGGAGGCCTTCGCCTCCATGGGCGTCACCGCCGAACTGGTCGCCGAGCGCTATGGTATTGATCGCCTGGCCATGGACACCTTTGCCGTAGCCAGTAACGCCAAGGCGGCAGCGGCAATCGCCGCCGGCAGATTTGCCGATGAGATCATCCCGGTGGAGATTGAGAAAAACACCATCGTCGGCGGCAAAATCAAGCGCACCAAAGAAATGGTGACTGTCGACGACGGCGTGCGCGAGGGGACGACCCTTGAGTCACTTGCCAAAGTTCGCCCGGCCTTTAAGATCGGTGGGCCGGTTACTGCCGGCAACTCTTCGCAGATGACCGATGGCGCGGCGGTTGCCCTGGTCGTTTCGGAAGAATACCTTGAAAAGATCCACAAGAGCCCGATAGCCCGCTTCCTCGCCTTCTCCGCCAACGGTTGTGCGCCAGAGGTCATGGGGATTGGCCCGATTGTCGCCATCCCGGCCGCCCTGAAACTCGCCGGTCTCAAACAGGAAGATATCCAGCTCATCGAGCTGAACGAGGCCTTCGCCGCCCAGGCCCTGGCGGTCATCAAGACCCTCGGGCTCAACCCTGACATCATCAACGTCAATGGTGGCGCCATCGCCCTCGGTCATCCGCTCGGTTGCACCGGTGCCAAGCTGACCACGAGCCTTCTCCATGAAATGGGTCGAAGAAAACTGCGGTATGGCATGGTCTCCATGTGTATCGGCGGCGGTATGGGTGCTGCCGGAATTTTTGAAAGATTATAA
- a CDS encoding acyl-CoA dehydrogenase family protein, translating to MAEKILKGGEYLIAETPCADVFTPEDFTDEQRQMGETVEQFLAAEIYPKVEEIDKQNFDIVVGGMAKCGELGLLMMDAPEEFGGLELDKASTMLVSEKMSQGGSFSVAFSAHTGIGTLPLVYYGTKAQKEKYLEKITSGEWCAAYCLTEPGSGSDALGAQATAVLSEDGKHYILNGTKQFITNGGFAELFTIFAKIDKEHFTAFLVEKSFPGLIVGPEEKKLGIKGSSTTQIILDNCKVPVENLLGEKGKGHKIAFNVLNVGRFKLGAGVCGASKMALVAGIKYANERKQFNTPIAKFGAIGEKIADLTANIYASESLVYRLAGLLDTKLATITKGIDNYYEEYLKGIEEYASECGIAKVFCSEVLARTVDEVLQIHGGYGFCAEYPAERYYRDERINRIFEGTNEINRLLIPGMILRKAMKGELPLQSEAMKAFESLMTPSFEELDETIPFVKEKALIKNLKTLFLILSGVGVQKFMDKLANEQEILLAAADIAIQIFALESTVLRAEKNLDKASDSKREQLLAAVKIFAFEASETAASSARKGAFFIEEGDTLNMILSGIRRFGKYDATGLLAAKRSLAKAACEAEKYVF from the coding sequence ATGGCTGAAAAAATATTGAAAGGTGGCGAATATCTGATTGCGGAAACTCCTTGTGCCGATGTTTTTACACCGGAGGATTTCACCGATGAGCAACGGCAGATGGGTGAGACCGTCGAGCAATTTCTTGCCGCCGAGATCTATCCGAAGGTCGAGGAGATCGATAAGCAGAACTTCGACATCGTTGTTGGCGGGATGGCAAAATGCGGGGAACTCGGGCTGTTGATGATGGACGCCCCGGAAGAGTTCGGCGGGCTGGAACTCGATAAGGCCTCAACCATGCTGGTCAGCGAGAAGATGTCCCAAGGTGGCTCGTTTTCCGTGGCCTTTTCGGCCCATACCGGTATCGGTACCCTTCCTCTCGTTTACTATGGTACCAAGGCGCAGAAAGAAAAGTATCTTGAAAAAATCACCTCCGGCGAGTGGTGTGCCGCCTACTGTTTAACCGAGCCGGGCTCCGGTAGCGATGCCCTTGGCGCCCAGGCGACCGCGGTTCTGTCTGAGGACGGCAAACATTATATCTTGAACGGCACCAAACAGTTTATCACCAACGGCGGCTTTGCCGAACTGTTCACCATCTTCGCCAAAATCGACAAGGAGCATTTCACCGCCTTCCTCGTGGAGAAAAGCTTTCCCGGTTTGATTGTTGGGCCTGAGGAAAAGAAACTCGGCATTAAAGGTTCCTCCACCACCCAGATCATCCTCGATAATTGCAAGGTACCTGTTGAAAACCTCCTCGGCGAGAAGGGCAAGGGCCATAAGATTGCCTTCAATGTCCTGAACGTCGGCAGGTTCAAACTCGGTGCCGGTGTCTGCGGCGCCTCGAAAATGGCCCTGGTTGCGGGCATTAAATACGCCAACGAGCGCAAACAGTTCAATACTCCAATCGCCAAATTTGGGGCCATCGGCGAGAAGATCGCCGATCTGACCGCCAACATCTACGCCTCTGAGTCCCTGGTTTACCGCCTTGCCGGTCTTCTTGACACCAAGCTTGCGACCATCACCAAAGGTATTGATAACTACTATGAAGAATACCTGAAGGGCATCGAGGAATACGCCTCCGAGTGCGGCATCGCCAAGGTTTTCTGCAGTGAGGTCCTCGCCAGAACCGTCGATGAGGTTCTGCAGATTCATGGCGGCTACGGTTTTTGTGCCGAATATCCGGCCGAGCGTTATTACCGCGACGAGCGGATCAACCGCATCTTCGAGGGCACCAACGAGATCAACCGCCTGCTCATCCCCGGCATGATTCTTCGCAAGGCAATGAAGGGCGAGTTGCCCCTCCAGTCTGAGGCGATGAAGGCCTTTGAATCGCTGATGACCCCGAGTTTCGAGGAACTCGACGAGACCATCCCCTTTGTCAAGGAGAAGGCCCTGATCAAAAACCTCAAGACCCTGTTCCTCATCCTCTCCGGCGTCGGTGTCCAGAAATTTATGGACAAGTTGGCCAACGAGCAGGAGATCCTCCTTGCTGCAGCCGACATCGCTATCCAGATCTTTGCCCTGGAGAGCACCGTGTTGCGCGCTGAGAAGAACCTTGACAAGGCCAGTGACAGCAAACGTGAGCAGCTGCTTGCCGCAGTGAAGATCTTTGCCTTCGAGGCCTCCGAGACCGCTGCCAGCTCCGCGCGTAAGGGTGCCTTCTTTATCGAGGAAGGGGATACCTTGAATATGATCCTCTCCGGTATCAGGCGTTTTGGCAAATACGACGCCACCGGCCTTCTCGCCGCCAAGCGGAGCCTTGCCAAGGCTGCATGTGAGGCGGAAAAATACGTATTTTAG
- a CDS encoding MBL fold metallo-hydrolase produces MAGLTQHTINTPYMVGPVHCYSGTLAGELVLFDTGPPTPEAERYMREHIDLANLRHVIITHGHIDHYGQARWFEKNSDATIYLPYRDCLKVAHHHKRIDGMAELLASLDFDKPSLGELRRIFNSGLLFPPFPKKYKVAEKELPEHLEITILNCPGHSQSDVVYVGDDWAVTGDTLLRGIFQSPLLDVDLESGERFNNYEVYCSSLVKLAGLRNHTILPGHRQTIAGIDTTLLFYISKLLVRVEQLRPHKDEKNLMVMIEKLLGGGIQDVFHLYLKASEVVFMKDLLQQPEILRQALEEIGLFEQVREQYQAATGH; encoded by the coding sequence ATGGCCGGATTAACGCAGCACACCATCAACACTCCGTATATGGTCGGCCCGGTTCACTGTTATTCCGGGACGCTGGCGGGTGAACTCGTTCTCTTTGATACCGGCCCACCAACCCCTGAAGCAGAGCGTTATATGCGGGAGCATATCGATCTGGCCAATCTCCGTCATGTCATCATCACCCATGGCCACATCGATCACTACGGTCAGGCAAGGTGGTTTGAAAAAAACAGCGATGCCACGATTTATCTGCCCTATCGGGATTGTCTGAAGGTCGCTCATCACCATAAGCGGATCGATGGGATGGCTGAACTACTTGCTTCCCTTGATTTTGATAAACCATCCCTTGGCGAGTTGCGGCGGATCTTCAACAGCGGCCTGCTCTTTCCGCCATTTCCCAAGAAGTACAAAGTCGCCGAGAAGGAGCTCCCTGAGCATCTAGAAATCACGATACTCAACTGCCCCGGTCACTCGCAAAGTGATGTGGTATATGTGGGGGACGATTGGGCGGTCACCGGCGACACTCTGCTGCGCGGCATTTTTCAATCGCCGCTTCTTGATGTCGACCTTGAAAGTGGGGAGCGTTTTAATAATTATGAGGTCTATTGCAGCTCCTTGGTGAAACTGGCCGGCCTGCGAAACCATACGATCCTGCCCGGTCATCGCCAAACTATCGCTGGCATTGATACCACCCTGTTGTTCTATATCTCAAAGCTGCTTGTCAGAGTCGAACAGCTTCGCCCCCATAAAGATGAAAAGAACCTGATGGTTATGATAGAAAAACTGCTTGGCGGCGGAATTCAAGATGTCTTTCATCTCTACCTGAAAGCCTCAGAAGTGGTCTTTATGAAAGACCTTTTGCAGCAACCGGAGATACTTCGACAGGCCTTGGAGGAGATCGGCCTTTTCGAGCAGGTTCGGGAACAGTATCAGGCCGCTACGGGGCATTAA
- a CDS encoding FAD-dependent oxidoreductase, which produces MSDPLFTAMFIGAVNVKNRLYMPAMHLNMCKNFLVTEQLCEFYRERAKGGVGLISVGYATIDEFSGTPTNIGAHRDEHLPGLTSLAKAIHDGGAKATVQLNHAGRYNASFFLGGKKPVAPSPVPSRLTRETPEELSLEGIKATIERFADAAGRVRTAGFDLVEVLAGTGYLISEFLSPLTNKRMDEYGGSLENRMRFGLEVIRAIKRKAGEDFPVLVRLNGNDFMEGGIGPDDLLEFAVALEATGVNALCVNVGWHEAQVPQIVTKVPRGAFSYLARDIKRRVAVPVIASHRINDPAIARMLVEEGFCDMVALGRALIADPLFPEKAQTGREKEIVHCVACGQGCFDHIFKMKPVECLCNPRAGHEYEVQPARSAQPKKVLVVGGGVAGMSAAIAAAELGHQVSLCEKGMRLGGQLHLAGAPPGRGEFLIFAGDLASQVAVHGVKVMLNCQVDRALLEAERPDFLILATGGEPITPRIPGVAKEHVVQAWDVLAGNVATGHRVVVVGGGAVGIETALFLAEKGTLSGDEIKFLLVNGAVTPDKLYRLATEGSKMITVVEMADTLGSNFGKSTRWGMLQDVGRYAIKTLLQAKVLEVTEKGIILEHGGEIAELAADTVVLAVGTRSANPLQPVAEELGIDCLVVGDALAPATVFEANHQGYKAGRSIV; this is translated from the coding sequence ATGTCTGATCCACTCTTTACGGCAATGTTTATCGGCGCGGTTAATGTGAAGAATCGCCTGTACATGCCGGCCATGCACCTTAATATGTGCAAAAACTTCCTGGTCACTGAGCAATTATGCGAATTCTACCGGGAACGGGCAAAGGGCGGAGTCGGCTTGATCAGCGTCGGCTATGCCACAATCGATGAATTTTCCGGCACCCCGACCAATATTGGTGCCCATCGCGATGAGCATCTGCCCGGCCTTACCTCTCTAGCCAAGGCGATCCATGACGGGGGGGCGAAAGCGACTGTCCAGCTCAATCATGCCGGGCGCTATAATGCCTCGTTTTTTCTTGGCGGCAAAAAACCGGTAGCCCCGTCTCCTGTGCCTTCCCGGCTAACTCGCGAGACCCCGGAGGAGCTCAGCCTTGAGGGGATCAAGGCCACCATCGAACGGTTTGCCGATGCCGCCGGCCGGGTGCGCACCGCCGGTTTTGACCTTGTCGAGGTCCTCGCTGGTACCGGCTATCTGATCAGTGAATTTCTGTCACCTCTCACCAATAAACGCATGGACGAGTATGGCGGCAGCCTGGAAAACAGGATGCGCTTTGGTCTGGAAGTTATCCGGGCAATCAAGAGAAAGGCGGGTGAGGATTTCCCTGTGCTGGTACGGCTGAACGGCAACGATTTTATGGAAGGTGGCATTGGCCCGGATGATTTGTTGGAATTTGCCGTGGCCCTTGAGGCGACCGGTGTTAATGCCCTCTGCGTCAATGTTGGTTGGCACGAGGCGCAGGTGCCGCAGATCGTCACCAAGGTGCCGCGGGGGGCATTCTCCTACCTGGCCCGTGACATCAAGCGGCGAGTGGCGGTGCCGGTCATTGCCAGCCATCGCATTAACGATCCGGCCATCGCCCGGATGCTGGTCGAGGAAGGGTTTTGCGATATGGTGGCCCTGGGCCGGGCGCTCATCGCCGATCCTTTGTTCCCGGAAAAAGCCCAGACCGGGCGGGAGAAGGAAATCGTCCACTGTGTTGCTTGTGGCCAGGGCTGTTTTGACCATATCTTCAAGATGAAGCCGGTGGAGTGCCTCTGCAACCCTCGCGCCGGCCATGAATACGAGGTGCAACCGGCAAGGAGCGCGCAGCCGAAAAAGGTGTTGGTGGTTGGCGGTGGTGTCGCCGGGATGTCGGCGGCAATTGCCGCGGCGGAACTCGGCCACCAGGTAAGTCTTTGCGAAAAGGGCATGCGTCTTGGTGGACAGTTGCATCTGGCGGGCGCCCCTCCGGGTCGTGGCGAGTTTTTGATCTTTGCAGGTGACCTGGCGAGTCAGGTTGCTGTGCACGGGGTCAAGGTAATGCTGAATTGCCAGGTGGACCGTGCTCTGCTTGAGGCTGAAAGACCCGACTTCCTCATCCTGGCAACCGGTGGCGAGCCCATCACTCCACGGATCCCAGGTGTTGCCAAAGAACATGTGGTACAGGCCTGGGATGTCCTTGCCGGTAATGTTGCAACTGGTCACCGGGTGGTGGTAGTTGGCGGCGGGGCGGTTGGGATCGAGACAGCACTTTTTCTCGCCGAAAAGGGAACCTTGTCAGGTGATGAAATTAAATTCCTGCTGGTCAATGGGGCGGTGACACCGGATAAACTCTACAGACTCGCAACCGAGGGCAGTAAAATGATAACGGTAGTCGAGATGGCCGACACCCTCGGCAGCAATTTTGGCAAATCGACCCGTTGGGGTATGCTTCAGGATGTCGGCCGCTATGCTATAAAAACCCTTTTGCAGGCCAAGGTTCTTGAGGTTACAGAAAAGGGCATAATTCTGGAACATGGCGGTGAGATTGCCGAATTGGCGGCTGATACCGTCGTGCTGGCCGTTGGAACTCGCTCGGCCAATCCTCTCCAGCCGGTTGCCGAAGAATTAGGGATAGACTGCCTGGTGGTCGGTGATGCCCTGGCCCCGGCCACGGTATTCGAGGCCAATCATCAGGGCTATAAGGCCGGCAGAAGCATCGTTTGA
- a CDS encoding acyl-CoA dehydrogenase, with amino-acid sequence MQLFNPSNYQRFHADIRSWEMVIKTIDFFEKKGLKKIKIDDQSMVWYEDFLQFIKEEKIFADFLTPKDYSLDGGRWDMWRISEFNEVLGFYGLCYWYAWQVTILGLGPIWMGKNEAVKKKTAELLANGGVFAFGLSERTHGADLYSSEMVLVPQGDGSYLARGSKYYIGNGNCAALVSTFAKIEGTGEYVFFVVDPKHEKYECVKKIDTSGVRQAYVAEYALHDYPITEADILSRGEHAWNSSLNTINVGKFELGCASIGIATHCFYEALNHAADRSLYGRYVTDFPHVQKLFTESYARLIAMKLVAFRSADYLRVASDDDRRYLLFNPIVKMKVTGQGEKVVKCLHEIIAAKGFEQDTYFEMAIRDIGMLPKLEGTEHVNMALIIKFVRNYFFEPLDYPAVGQKREAGDDSYLFNQKTGGLATVRFPDYRLAYQGMDSPNILVFREQVELFRTLLITAPPSKEQAKNIDYMLAAGELFTLIVYGQLILENAKLYSTNADVLEQIFTFMVQDFSTQALQMILGQENSTAQEEIFTKMIKKPVKDADGFKRVWQMVYGLKGTYIMNE; translated from the coding sequence GTGCAACTGTTTAATCCTAGCAACTATCAACGTTTTCATGCCGATATCAGGTCGTGGGAGATGGTTATAAAGACCATTGATTTTTTTGAAAAAAAGGGCCTGAAGAAGATTAAGATCGACGACCAGTCAATGGTCTGGTATGAGGATTTCCTGCAGTTCATCAAGGAAGAAAAGATCTTCGCCGATTTTCTCACCCCTAAGGATTACAGCCTAGATGGCGGCCGTTGGGATATGTGGCGGATCAGTGAGTTCAATGAGGTGCTTGGCTTCTACGGTCTGTGCTACTGGTACGCCTGGCAGGTGACCATCCTTGGCCTTGGGCCGATCTGGATGGGCAAAAATGAGGCGGTGAAGAAGAAAACCGCCGAGTTGCTCGCAAACGGAGGAGTCTTTGCCTTTGGCCTTTCGGAGAGAACGCACGGCGCCGATCTCTATTCCAGCGAGATGGTGCTGGTCCCGCAAGGCGATGGCAGTTATCTGGCCAGGGGGTCGAAATACTACATCGGTAACGGCAACTGCGCTGCTTTAGTGTCGACTTTTGCCAAAATTGAGGGCACAGGCGAGTACGTCTTTTTCGTGGTTGATCCCAAGCACGAAAAATATGAATGCGTCAAGAAAATCGATACCTCGGGAGTTCGCCAGGCCTATGTCGCCGAATATGCATTGCATGACTATCCGATCACCGAGGCGGATATCTTGTCGCGCGGCGAGCACGCCTGGAATTCCTCCCTGAACACCATTAATGTCGGCAAGTTTGAACTGGGATGCGCCTCCATCGGTATCGCTACCCACTGCTTTTACGAGGCGCTGAACCACGCGGCAGATCGCAGTCTTTACGGCCGCTACGTCACCGATTTCCCCCATGTGCAAAAGCTCTTCACCGAGAGCTATGCCCGTCTCATTGCCATGAAACTGGTGGCTTTCCGGTCGGCGGATTACCTGCGGGTCGCCTCTGATGACGATCGCCGTTATCTGCTTTTTAACCCCATCGTCAAGATGAAGGTGACCGGCCAGGGCGAGAAGGTAGTAAAATGCCTCCATGAGATCATTGCCGCTAAAGGTTTTGAGCAGGACACTTATTTTGAGATGGCCATTCGCGATATCGGCATGCTGCCAAAACTTGAAGGCACAGAACATGTCAATATGGCCCTCATTATCAAGTTTGTCCGCAACTACTTTTTTGAACCTCTTGACTATCCAGCGGTTGGGCAAAAGCGCGAGGCAGGCGATGACAGCTATCTCTTCAATCAGAAGACCGGCGGGCTGGCCACCGTCCGTTTCCCCGATTACCGGTTGGCCTACCAGGGAATGGATTCCCCCAATATCCTGGTGTTCCGCGAGCAGGTCGAGCTGTTTCGAACCCTGCTGATCACCGCCCCGCCGAGTAAGGAGCAGGCCAAAAACATCGACTATATGCTCGCTGCCGGTGAGCTCTTTACCCTCATTGTTTATGGGCAGCTGATCCTCGAAAATGCCAAACTCTACAGCACCAACGCCGATGTGCTGGAGCAGATTTTCACCTTTATGGTGCAAGATTTTTCCACCCAGGCCCTACAAATGATCCTTGGCCAGGAAAATTCTACGGCTCAAGAGGAAATCTTTACCAAGATGATCAAAAAACCGGTAAAAGATGCCGATGGATTTAAGCGGGTCTGGCAAATGGTCTACGGTCTTAAGGGCACGTACATCATGAACGAATAG